Proteins encoded in a region of the Leishmania donovani BPK282A1 complete genome, chromosome 14 genome:
- a CDS encoding tub family protein-like protein: MDFAAYQPATPPRSSQPPPPRSGGGFPRFQRSRAADITATPASPPPPLPSSQAPPESPQRHLNPSSGPEGLAAASRTPDRKRSHGDQQRHQNAPAEEGTHYASVQSNNTNAMIPAGLTEAAVQRALGNGCALASSPSPATAGGAVAGGSGRAGGIIMPTRKEGSDSASMYSMARSVLPMDPRERIYYRPLRRLLQCYLERRKRKGLGIASLLPGRHQSFQFFLEHTGDFVLAAVLRSFKTRTMVEDTSSGVGGQLYPVSRGGASIVFTINQQQLDSDTRGFVGKLSRRGKGMEMVLFSEGSKAARKEILAVLLHNLADTNRSSFTVLLPAIDPESGYIKPLEGGEVEFLRDGRGSSHVGIDEAMANSSDDDVDAAYSTMSRATPNFTAVCDSAGANRAPAPSSSETAGRQKKWFSRGVLVREYRRNPGSPNIIVLKSKEPQWDGVLRGYKLDFHGRSTKASEKNFQLVAVSDPGKVVMLFGKQDDNRFALDFRYPLCGLQAAAIATTIMTARKAIL; this comes from the coding sequence ATGGACTTCGCAGCCTATCAGCCAGCCACTCCACCGAGGAGCTCGCAaccgccgcccccgcgcAGCGGGGGCGGCTTCCCGCGCTTTCAGCGCTCACGTGCAGCGGACATTACAGCTAcgcctgcctcgccgccgcctcctctgccgtcgtcgcaggCCCCGCCAGAGTccccgcagcgccacctcaaCCCCTCTTCCGGGCCAGAGGGGTTGGCTGCCGCGAGCAGAACACCCGACAGGAAGCGATCGCACGGcgatcagcagcggcatcagaATGCGCCAGCGGAAGAAGGCACCCACTACGCGTCTGTCCAGAGCAACAATACGAATGCCATGATCCCAGCAGGACTGACGgaggccgccgtgcagcgcgcctTGGGCAACGGCTGTGCTCTGGCATCTTCGCCATCACCGGCAACTGCCGGTGGGGCAGTCGCAGGAGGAAGCGGGCGCGCGGGTGGTATCATCATGCCGACGCGCAAAGAGGGCAGCGACTCCGCCTCCATGTACAGCATGGCGCGGTCCGTGCTGCCAATGGACCCGCGTGAGCGCATATACTACCGTCCCCTGCGCCGTTTGCTGCAGTGTTACCTGGAGCGGCGCAAGCGCAAGGGCCTCGGAatcgcgtcgctgctgcccggcCGCCACCAATCGTTCCAGTTTTTCCTCGAGCACACAGGCGACTTTGTACTAGCGGCTGTCCTGCGCAGCTTCAAGACACGTACAATGGTTGAGGATACGTCGAGCGGGGTTGGCGGGCAGTTGTACCCCGTCTCGCGAGGCGGTGCCAGCATTGTGTTCACCATcaatcagcagcagctggacaGTGACACGCGCGGCTTTGTGGGCAAGCTATCGCGGCGCGGAAAGGGGATGGAGATGGTGCTGTTTAGCGAGGGCAGCAAGGCTGCCCGGAAGGAGATTcttgcggtgctgctgcacaactTGGCCGACACAAACCGGTCGTCGTTCACGGTACTGCTGCCGGCCATCGACCCGGAGTCTGGGTACATCAAGCCGCTGGAGGGCGGTGAGGTCGAATTCCTGCGcgacggccgcggcagcagccacgtcGGCATCGACGAGGCGATGGCGAACTCCTCTGATGACGACGTCGACGCGGCTTACTCGACGATGTCGAGGGCGACACCAAACTTTACGGCCGTGTGCGACTCTGCTGGGGCGAAccgtgcgccggcgccgagcagcagcgaaacaGCTGGCCGGCAGAAAAAGTGGTTCTCACGCGGAGTGCTGGTTCGCGAGTACCGGAGAAACCCAGGCAGCCCAAACATCATTGTCCTCAAGAGCAAGGAGCCTCAGTGGgatggcgtgctgcgcgggtACAAACTCGATTTCCACGGACGCTCCACGAAGGCGAGTGAGAAGAACTTTCAGCTCGTCGCTGTCTCTGATCCGGGGAAGGTGGTCATGCTCTTCGGCAAGCAGGACGACAACCGTTTTGCCCTCGACTTCCGCTACCCGCTGTGCGGTCTGCAAGCAGCCGCGATCGCCACTACGATCATGACGGCTCGAAAGGCGATCCTGTGA
- a CDS encoding enolase gives MPIQKVYAREVLDSRGNPTVEVELMTEAGVFRSAVPSGASTGVHEACELRDGDKARYCGAGCTQAVKNVNEILAPALVGKDESDQAGLDKMMCELDGTKNKSKLGANAILGCSMAISKAAAAKAGVPLYRYIAGLAGTKDIRLPVPCFNVINGGKHAGNVLPFQEFMIAPTKATSFREALRMGSEVYHALKVIIKSKYGQDAVNVGDEGGFAPPIKHIDEPLPILMEAIEKAGHKGKFAICMDCAASEAYDAERKMYNLTFKNPEPTYVSAAELQATYERWVAEYPLVSIEDPFAEDNFDEFSAITMALAGKAQIVGDDLTVTNVERVKMAIEKSACNSLLLKINQIGTISESIAAAKLCMENGWSVMVSHRSGETEDTYIADLSVGLGTGQIKTGAPCRGERTAKLNQLLRIEEEIGSTATYGYPGWA, from the coding sequence ATGCCGATCCAAAAGGTTTACGCCCGTGAGGTGCTTGACTCCCGCGGCAACCCGACCGTTGAGGTCGAGTTGATGACGGAGGCCGGCGTCTTCCGCTCCGCTGTGCCGTCCGGCGCGTCGACTGGCGTGCATGAGGCGtgcgagctgcgcgacggcgacaaggcGCGCTACTGTGGCGCCGGCTGCACGCAGGCGGTGAAGAACGTGAACGAGATCCTTGCGCCGGCGCTTGTGGGCAAGGACGAGTCGGACCAGGCCGGCCTCGACAAGATGATGTGTGAGCTGGACGGGACAAAGAACAAGAGCAAGCTCGGCGCGAACGCGATCCTGGGCTGCTCGATGGCGATCAGCaaggccgctgcggcgaaggCTGGCGTGCCACTGTACAGGTACATCGCGGGCCTCGCCGGGACGAAGGATATTCGCCTGCCTGTGCCGTGCTTCAACGTGATCAACGGTGGCAAGCACGCCGGCAACGTGCTGCCGTTCCAGGAGTTCATGATCGCGCCGACGAAGGCGACGTCGTTCCgtgaggcgctgcgcatgggCTCGGAGGTATACCACGCGCTCAAGGTGATCATCAAGAGCAAGTACGGCCAGGACGCCGTGAacgtcggcgacgagggcggcTTCGCGCCGCCGATCAAGCACATCGacgagccgctgccgatcCTGATGGAGGCGATTGAGAAGGCTGGGCACAAGGGCAAGTTCGCGATCTGCATGGACTGCGCGGCAAGCGAAGCGTATGACGCGGAGAGGAAGATGTACAACCTGACATTCAAGAACCCCGAGCCGACGTACGTGtccgcggcggagctgcaggcgaccTACGAGCGCTGGGTCGCGGAGTACCCGCTGGTGTCCATCGAGGACCCGTTCGCGGAAGACAACTTCGACGAGTTCTCGGCGATTACGATGGCACTCGCCGGAAAGGCTCAGATCGTCGGTGATGACCTGACGGTGACAAACGTGGAGCGTGTGAAGATGGCGATCGAGAAGTCTGCGTGCAACTCGCTGCTACTGAAGATCAACCAGATCGGCACGATCAGTGAGTCGATcgcagcggcgaagctgTGCATGGAGAACGGGTGGTCTGTGATGGTgtcgcaccgcagcggcgagacgGAGGACACGTACATTGCCGACCTGTCCGTGGGCCTGGGAACCGGCCAGATCAAGACTGGCGCGCCGTGCCGCGGCGAACGCACTGCGAAGCTGaaccagctgctgcgcatcgaggaggagatcgGTTCCACGGCTACGTACGGCTACCCCGGCTGGGCGTAA
- a CDS encoding ras-like small GTPases, putative, with translation MARCEGLSSFSLGARLLLSSPIRVALVGPCGIGKTASAHAFLGEKPSQMVVRPTIGFERRAVTVRLARGLFAEAVLHIYDLSGADRYGELRRFVCRHCHAIGLCYDPSRKVTLVQAADIMMGLESALGPQPVVICGLMRQPHYTSSSSSAPLHHHRAGPARLPAVVSAATALNLSAPPKKEDECSHSMLVGSAEAEAAGGVAGESTGAAPMCGAANGCNTPPQASSSPAGTAVTLPGVVAENGGHESCDGLQDDAAVSPIPSPTPPPFTIASPQSSVLEVSVEDAVGITVRGHSSIHCPLLHPTPLFEALVQSVLDLLVEATVASTSTISEISAGLTTHGGGSGPQSFPTCCPSSLSAGSAPASAMRVASTRRRPHASRAIMEDLLNLTMQPCALDILLDRK, from the coding sequence ATGGCACGGTGTGAAGGACTGTCGTCTTTCTCGCTCGGTGCTCGCCTCTTGCTGTCGAGCCCTATTCGCGTGGCGCTTGTGGGGCCGTGCGGTATCGGCAAGACAGCCAGCGCTCACGCCTTCCTTGGCGAGAAGCCTTCACAGATGGTGGTGCGGCCGACCATTGGGTTTGAGCGGCGTGCCGTGACAGTGCGGCTGGCCCGCGGCCTCTTCGCggaggccgtgctgcacaTCTACGacctcagcggcgccgaccgcTACggggagctgcgccgcttcgtgTGTCGGCACTGCCATGCGATTGGTCTCTGCTATGACCCGTCCCGAAAAGTGACGCTGGTGCAGGCGGCAGATATTATGATGGGGCTCGAGAGCGCTCTGGGCCCGCAGCCGGTAGTGATCTGCGGACTGATGCGACAGCCACATTATACCTCGAGCTCGAGCAGCGCACCCCTTCATCACCACAGGGCAGGCCCCGCTCGCCTTCCCGCTGTGGTGTCTGCAGCAACTGCGTTGAACCTCTCAGCGCCCCCGAAGAAGGAGGACGAATGCTCTCACTCGATGCTGGTCGGCTCTGCTGAGGCTGAGGCTGCGGGTGGCGTTGCAGGCGAGTCGACGGGTGCCGCGCCAatgtgcggcgctgccaacGGTTGTAACACGCCACCTCaagccagcagcagccctgcaGGTACCGCGGTCACGTTGCCCGGCGTTGTTGCAGAGAATGGTGGTCACGAGAGCTGTGACGGACTGCAGGATGACGCCGCGGTATCGCCGATTCCATCAcctacgccgccgccgttcaCCATCGCCTCTCCGCAGAGTAGCGTGCTCGAAGTGTCGGTCGAGGACGCGGTGGGCATTACCGTTCGAGGCCACTCATCCATCCATtgtccgctgctgcaccccaCCCCGTTGTTCGAGGCTCTTGTGCAGTCTGTGCTGGACCTTTTAGtggaggcgacggtggccaGCACGAGCACCATATCGGAGATCAGCGCGGGGCTCACGAcgcatggcggcggcagcggcccgcAAAGCTTTCCGACGTGTTGTCCGAGCTCTCTGAGCGCTGGCAGTGCGCCAGCGAGCGCGATGCGAGTCGCTTCtacgcgccgccgtccgcaCGCATCGCGGGCAATTATGGAGGACCTGCTGAACCTGACGATGCAGCCCTGTGCACTGGACATCTTGCTGGATCGAAAGTAG
- a CDS encoding poly(A) polymerase, putative: protein MASTTATDKDFLAKKIVSADGPRGGEVVHDVSLSEWCITRIEPEEESNRRRSVLERIVNVVRVWIRHTMITEFRMPEAAAAQVEGRIFATGSYRYNVHTSGSDIDMVLIAPSRITREHFFNTLAPRLKSEPWVTDLHCIRESRVPIIAMVCDGIDIDLSFGSIRQDRVPEVITDDLLQGLDEQSVLSCNAVRVAHNIMDLVPNKAVFRQTLRFVKAWGKARSIYSNTFGFPSGIGWAILTAFVCQCYPNQNAAGMVTRFFRTYHTWFKPNPHETGTENRAIYLTESMRARTHLGRGWDPRESKSDAMALFPVLTPAVPYGNTCYNVTLTNLRQLCDEFQRGHDLLSKDLGMSAAEAKAKFGPFGVWSRVLEPAPFFGKFQHYLQIKVSCSDAEHYQAYADGVESRIRILWAGNASSRGHTLEDYRQLRLHLNPRRFEDPEEVQLRTRLTSKATGAAAASSHTRGSVGSRTSGQLGDGGSSLVGSINAKDSSAPSGPTWFTAHYFIGMAVDTKVSSAKIDLAPAIRTFHTVVRELRQYREGVTRLPVITVVDMARIPTFVKEAAGHVEETAVAREERSSGEAEEARNSSNTAACADAAKRDGTSAASTTTSKPSTATSGSTGTTASAADGSANEKSRGLHDGGAGSGAASSIDSHARKRTRDQYGTDGQATVAAKAETSMTAAGSGSGAAGSAQAEEDADYIEQALGLDF from the coding sequence ATGGCGTCGACCACCGCGACGGACAAGGACTTCTTGGCCAAGAAGATTGTCTCGGCTGATGGGccgaggggtggggaggtggTGCACGACGTGTCTCTTAGCGAATGGTGCATCACCCGCATTGAGCCGGAGGAGGAGTCCAACCGTCGACGGTCGGTGCTCGAGCGCATCGTCAACGTGGTGCGGGTGTGGATTCGCCACACGATGATCACGGAGTTCCGCATgccagaggcggcggcggcgcaagtCGAGGGCCGCATCTTTGCCACCGGCTCCTACCGATACAACGTGCACACCTCTGGCAGCGATATCGACATGGTGCTGATTGCCCCCAGCCGCATCACCCGCGAGCACTTTTTCAACACGCTGGCGCCACGGCTGAAGAGCGAGCCGTGGGTGACAGACCTGCACTGCATTCGTGAGTCTCGCGTGCCGATCATTGCGATGGTGTGCGACGGCATCGACATCGATCTCTCGTTTGGGTCGATCCGGCAGGACCGCGTACCGGAGGTAATCACGGATGACCTTCTGCAGGGCCTCGACGAGCAGTCCGTGCTGAGCTGTAACGCCGTGCGAGTGGCACACAACATAATGGATCTCGTGCCGAACAAGGCCGTTTTCCGTCAAACCTTGCGCTTCGTGAAGGCGTGGGGCAAAGCAAGGTCCATCTACAGCAACACCTTCGGCTTCCCGTCCGGCATTGGCTGGGCCATACTCACCGCCTTTGTGTGCCAATGCTATCCCAACCAGAACGCCGCCGGCATGGTCACTCGCTTCTTCCGCACGTACCACACGTGGTTTAAGCCGAACCCGCACGAGACCGGCACCGAAAACCGCGCCATCTACCTCACCGAGTCCATGCGGGCCCGCACCCACCTCGGCCGCGGCTGGGACCCGCGGGAGTCCAAGTCGGATGCGATGGCACTCTTCCCGGTgctgacgccggcggtgccaTACGGCAATACCTGCTACAATGTTACTCTCACCAACCTGCGCCAGCTCTGCGACGAGTTCCAGCGCGGCCACGATCTGCTTAGCAAGGACCTCGGCAtgagcgcggcggaggcgaaggcgaagtTCGGCCCGTTCGGAGTTTGGTCGCGTGTGTTGGAGCCGGCCCCGTTCTTTGGCAAATTCCAGCACTACCTGCAGATCAAGGTCTCATGCAGCGATGCGGAGCACTACCAGGCCTACGCGGACGGCGTGGAGTCGCGCATACGTATCCTCTGGGCCGGCAACGCCTCGTCACGTGGCCACACGCTGGAGGACTACCGCCAGCTTCGCCTGCACCTGAACCCGCGCCGGTTCGAGGACCCCGAGgaagtgcagctgcgcacgcgacTGACAAGCAAAGCcactggcgcggcggcggcgtcgagccACActcgcggcagcgtcggctcTCGCACCTCTGGCCAGcttggcgacggcggcagctctcTCGTTGGTAGCATCAACGCGAAGGATAGCAGTGCCCCCTCAGGTCCGACGTGGTTCACGGCGCACTACTTCATTGGCATGGCCGTCGACACGAAGGTGTCCTCGGCCAAGATCGACCTCGCGCCCGCCATCCGTACCTTCCACACTGTCGTTCGCGAGCTTCGTCAGTACCGTGAGGGCGTCACGAGGCTGCCAGTGATAACGGTTGTAGACATGGCACGCATCCCGACCTTCGTCAAGGAAGCAGCTGGGCACGTcgaggagacggcggtggcgcgggaGGAACGGAGCtccggcgaggcggaggaggcgcgcaacagcagcaacactgCCGCATGTGCAGACGCGGCCAAACGCGACGGCacatcggcggcgtcgacgacaaCATCAAAGCCGAGCACGGCGACGAGCGGCTCCACCGGCACGACAGCGAGTGCGGCTGACGGTTCGGCCAACGAGAAGAGTCGCGGCCTtcacgacggcggtgcaggtagcggcgcagcatcgaGTATCGACAGCCACGCACGTAAGCGCACGCGAGATCAGTACGGCACCGATGGCCAAGCTACCGTGGCAGCCAAGGCGGAGACCTCGATGACAGCTGccggcagcggaagcggtgcGGCTGGCAGTGCGCAGGCGGAGGAAGACGCCGACTACATCGAGCAGGCGCTTGGGCTGGACTTCTAG